The genomic DNA AAACGTATTCTGCCAGTGGCGCTGGCTGGCCTTATGATTTCCGGAACAGCATTAGCCGCAGCGACTGACGGCCCATCCCCTATTAATCCTAATCCGGGTACGTCAGCAGGAACCCAGGGTGCCGGTGGCGAAGTGAAATTTACCGGTGAAATTACCGATGTTTCCTGCAACGTCTCTACCGCCAGTAAAAATCAGACGGTGGATTTAGGTAAGTGGGCAAAATCATATTTTGAAAGCCGCACTGAAACCACGGAAACGCCATTCACTATTTCTGTCAAAGACTGCCCGACATCGGTTAAGGCCGTGGCTGTCCTGTTCGATGGCGATAAAGATAGCAGTGACAATACGCTGCTGAAAGTCGCCAGCGGCGGTGCAACCGGCGTGGGCATTAAGCTCTATGAATCTGACCGTCATACGCCGGTTTCGATTGGTGCCATCTCTAAAGCGGTCAACGTTGTTGCGGCCACTGAAGGCGGTTCAGCCGACCTGAATTTCTTCGCCAGCTATAAAAGTGACGGTGCTGAAATTAGTGTTGGCAAGGCCAACTCAGTGTCTAACTTTGTGATGGTTTATAACTGATTCAAAGCAAGGGCAACTCTGCTTCCCTTTCAAATATCAACGGCGTAAATGACAATGTTTAAGTTAATAAAACTTATTTCGCTTTTCTCTGCGTGTATGCTGAGCATGGCTGCTCATGCGGGTGTTGTGATGGGAGGGACGCGTATTATTTTTGTAGAAGGAAAAAAGGAGGCGACCCTTTCAGTCACCAATCAGGATAAAAATATTCCCTATCTGATTGAATCCTGGCTAGAGAATTTTAATGCAGATAACCACAGTCGCGTGCCTTTTATTGTCACGCCACCGCTGTTCCGTCTTGATGCAGGAAAAGAGAATCTGTTAAGGATTAATTATCTGGGGATACCGCTGCCGAAAGATCGGGAATCGGTATTCTGGCTGAATGTGAAATCTATTTCACCCACCCCGCGCGATAAAAGTAATCAGCTGCAGGTCAATATTAAATCAAAATTCAAACTCTTTTACCGGCCTGAAGGACTGGCGGGGGATCCTGCTGAGGCCTGGCAACAACTCTCGTTCCGCCATGAAGACAATAAGCTGATCGCGCATAACCCAACGCCTTACTTTGTCTCATTTTATTCGCTCAGCGTGAGTCATCACGACATCAAAGATCCTGGCATGATTGGCCCAGGCGAAGATCGCCAGTGGAACGTCGCGGAGTCTGGCGCAGTGACCTGGTCGGCCATTAATGATTATGGCGGCATCACTGAACAACGTACGCGCTAGTCATTAATTTTGATTTGAATCCGGGATATCAAAAGTGAAAGTCACTCAGCACGCTCAAATGGGAAAGACCAGGCGCGTGAAACCGTTTTATGCCTCTCCCTGGCTGGCTGGCGTTCCGGGTCTGATGCTGATTCTGTTCTGCCCGCTACGCGGCGCGCGCGCGGATGACTACTTTAATCCGGCGGCGCTGGAGTTTTCATCCGACCAGCATAACGCCGCCGATCTCCACTATTTTGCCCGTGAGGGCGGCCAGCAACCCGGCACTTATCCTGTCACGCTGTTGCTCAATAACAGAGTCATCGATAGCCGGGATGTCACTTTTGTGCAGGGCAAAAACGGGCTGGTTCCGCAACTGACGGTGGCAGATCTGTCAGGGATGGGGGTAAACGTAGAAGGTTTCTCTGCGTTCAGCCATCTGAAGAAAGATGAGGCGGTTGATGAGCTGGGTGATTTCATCCCCGATGCCTCGACCGACTTTGATTTTGCGCATCAGCAGTTGAACCTCTCAATCCCCCAGATCGCCCTGAAGATGAAAGATCGCGGTTATGTCGATCCTGCGAGCTGGGATGAGGGCGTCTCTGCCGCTTTTGTGAACTACAACCTTACCGGAAGCAGCAGCCGGACTGAGAGCCAGCGCTGGAACGCGACGCTGCTCAGCCTGCGCAGCGGGGCCAATTTTGGTGCATGGCGGCTGCGTAACATCGCCACCTGGCGCTACGATCTGGTCAGCCACTGGCAATCCCAGACGACGTATCTGGAGCGCGATCTTAAGACACTGAAAAGTCAGTTTCGGGTAGGGGATACCTACACCTCCGGAGACGTTTTTGACAGCGTGCAGTTTCGCGGTGTGCAGATCATGTCTGATGACACCATGCTGCCCGAAAGTCAGCGCGGCTTTGCGCCGGTGATCCACGGCATCGCCCATAGCAACGCCCGTGTGACGGTGAGTCAGCATGGCTATGTGATTTATGAAACCGTGGTCGCGCCGGGTGCATTCGAAATCAAAGATCTCTATCCCACGGCGCAGAGTGGTGACCTCGACATCACCATTAATGAAAGCGATGGCTCGGTGCGCACCTTCACCCAGCCTTACTCTGCGGTGCCTTATATGCTGCGGCAGGGACATCTGAAATACAGCCTCAGTGGCGGTCGTTATCACTATTCCGGCAGCAATAATCTGCGTTCGCCTGAGTTTGTGCAATCCACCCTGTTTTATGGATTGCCGCATGACTTTACCGCCTTTGGTGGCGCACAGCTTGCGCAGAACTATCACGCTGTGGCGGTGGGCCTGGGTAAAAGCCTGGGCGATTTTGGCTCGCTGGGGACCGATGTCACCGTGGCCAGAACCCGTTTGCCACAGGGCCAGAGCAGCCGTGGTCAGTCCGTGCGCGCGCAGTATCAAAAAAATTTCGCCTCAACCCAAACCACCTTCAGCATGGCAAGCTATCGCTACTCTTCCAGCGGCTTCTATGCCTTCAGCGAAGCGAATGCGATGACCCGCCAGGCAGGCTATGTGGCTAACAAACGCAGCCGCTCGGAGATTTCGATCTCTCAGGGGATCGGTGACTATGGCAGCCTCAGCGCCTCTGCCTATGTGCAGCGCTACTGGCGATCAAATAGTGAAGATCGCACTCTGCATCTCGGTTTCTACAGCAATGTCAAAGGCATTTCATGGGGCGTGGCCGGGTTTTACACCGACTCGACCCGCGCACGTAAAGCTGACCGCGCGGTCTCGTTCAATGTCTCCATCCCCCTCAGCGCATTCCTGTCAGACAGCGCCGTCAGCTACAGCATGAATGCCAGCAATGATGGGGATGTCTCGCAGCAGGTCAGCCTGTCGGGCAGTGCGTTGCAGAACAACAACCTGCATTACAACCTGCAGCAGGGCCACGACAGCCAGGGACAGAATGTGAACAGCAACGGCTCGCTGGACTATCGCGGCAGTCGCGGCAGCGTCAGTGCCGGAGTCAGTCACGATCGGCACAGCAGCGAGTTTAACTATGGTCTGTCGGGCGGCATCGTCGCGCATGCAAACGGCATTACGCTGAGCCAGCCTCTGGGCGACACATTCGCCATCGTTCGGGTGCCGGATACGGCAGATGTGGGGATTCAGAGCAGCAGTAATGTGGTCACCGATGGTCGTGGCTATGCCATTGTGCCTTCACTCTCGCCTTACCATGAAAATGCGATTGAACTGGAAACGGAAACGCTGCCCGACAACGTTGATGTCGAACTGGATGGACAAACGGCTATCCCAACACGTGGAGCGATTGTGATGGCCGACTACGCGACTCACGTGGGGAATCGGGTGCTGTTCACGCTGACCTGGCAGGACGCCTTCCCGCCTTTTGGCGCGACGGGGAAAATTGCACTCGCTGCAGAAGATAAAAATAGCAGCACCAGCGGCATCGTCGCTGAAAAAGGCGAACTCTATCTGAGCGGTGTGCCCGCTGAGGGCGTCATTGAGGTGATGTGGCAGGAAGAGGGGGTGCAGAAAAGCTGTCGAGCGCCATTCCGCCTGTCCGCCGCCAGCGGCACCAATCCGGTCAGACTGGTTCCGGCGGTTTGCCAGTCATCCACAGGAATTTAAGATGAAATCAGCTCAGCATTTAATGAAAGGTACCCTGCTGGTTCTCCCGGCTCTTGTCTCTTTGCCCGCACTGGCGCAGGAGTCCTGTCAGGGTGTCAGCCAGGTGGTGGTACAGGTGCATAACGTCAACTATGTGCCGGGTGCAGCCGATGGCACACCTATTTCGGCGCAGATGCCACTGCAAAGTACCAATGCCTTTACCTGTAACAAGAACAGCGGCGAGCAGGGCTATAACTACAAAGACATGGGATTTCAGATTAACGCGGAAGAGTCCGGGTTACAGACGACTATTGCAGGCGGACACAATACGCCGATATACCGTGTTCCGGGTGTCGACAGCATCGGTTTCGCTATCGGTTTCAAAGAGCCGTCTTATTGTGGCGGTGCCTTCTCTGATACCACCGGCAAGGGCAAAATCAGTTCAGTCTGTAACGCTCAGACCAGCCCGCAGTTTAACTCTGCGAATGTCATCACCCTTCAGTCCTACGTGGTGTTCTATAAAATCCCCGGTCAGCGATCGCCGCTGAATCCTGGCGATCAGCCGGCCAGCGTGGGTGAGGCTAACATTGGCAATGCCAGCTTAAACGTGGGGGACAGCGCCGCCAGCAGCCAGCCCATCAATGACAAGCCGCTGATTTTCCTCTCCAGCTTTACCGTGCAGTATGGCAGCTGTGCTGTAGTTACCTCGCAGTCCGCCATTAATGTCGATATGGGTAAAGTGAGTAAGGCCGAGTTTACCGGCATCGGCAGCCGGGCGGGAAGCCAGAAGGGCTTTCAGATTCAGGTGATGTGCGAGCACAGCGCGGCGGTGAAAGTCGGTTTCTTCGGTATGGCGACCCAGAGCGATAAAGATGCCATCAGCCTGACGCCGCAGAGTAATTCTGCTTCCGGCGTAGGCATCGCCCTGACCTATGGGCCCGGCCTGCAGGTTCCGGAAGGGCAGCGGGTGCCGCTGAATGTCTCAACCGACCAGTTGCCGGTGCTGACCACCGTCTCCACACCCAATCAGGCGGCGTCGATGGCGTTTAACGCGCAATATATTCAGACAGACGGCCAGGTGATGGCGGGGAAAGCAGACAGCACCGTCACCTTTAATCTGGTCTATAACTAACGGATCTGTGCATCACCGGGGCAAGCCAGGTGATGCACGCTCAGGCTGATAAAAACACGCTCAGCCTCATCTCCTGCAGCAATCGTCAAAACCCGGCAACCCCGACCCACGGTTTCTTCTAATCTCTGTTAAAATTATCCCTCTGCGCCACTTTGCAGGATGCATGCTCGGGAGAAACTATGTTGTGGATTTGGAATGCCCTGATTGTTCTGGTCACCGTTATTGGTATGGAGATAACGGCTGCACTGGCGCACAAATATATTATGCATGGCTGGGGGTGGGGCTGGCATCTGTCACATCATGAACCGCATAAAGGCTGGTTTGAGGTTAACGACCTCTATGCTGTCGTCTTCGCCTGCCTGTCGATTTTGCTTATTTATCTGGGCAGCACTGGTGTCTGGCCATTGCAGTGGATCGGCGCAGGGATGACGCTCTACGGCCTGCTCTATTTTATTGTCCATGACGGCCTGGTCCATCAGCGCTGGCCATTCCGCTATGTTCCGCGCCGGGGTTATCTGCGCCGACTCTACATGGCGCACCGCATGCATCATGCGGTACGCGGGAAAGAGGATTGTGTGTCGTTTGGTTTCCTTTATGCGCCGCCGCTGTCAAAACTGCAGGCGACGCTGCGGGAACGTCACGGTGTCAAACGGGGCGCTGCCAGAGGGAAGCCGGGCGTGGAGCATGACGCGCCATCCGGGAAGTAACCGCCTGACCTGATGCCGCTACCAGCATAGCCAGTTTCTCAGGCGTGCTGGTGGACTGGCGTTTATCCCACGCCTGTGAACCCGCCTGAACCACCTTCATTCCAATCTTACGATAGACCTGCCTTGCCGTCGCAATCGCCCACGCTGAGCGCAGCGGTAAACCTGGCAGGCCTGCCAATGCCGAATGGTAATAAGGCTCTGCCGTTTCCACCAGCCGACGGGCAACGCGGCTGAGCGCCTGCCGATTTTGCGGCGCGGCCAGCGTCTCCCGCGTCAGTCCCTCTTCAGCCAGCCACTCTGCGGGCAGATAACACCGCCCCGCTTCAGCATCCTCAACGATATCACGCGCAATATTGGTCAGCTGAAACGCCAGGCCGAGATCGCAGGCGCGATCCAGCGTGGCGTTGTCGCGCACGCCCATAATCTGCGCCATCATCAGACCCACCACGCCCGCTACGTGATAGCAATAGCGCAGCGTATCATCCAGCGTCTGATAGCGGGTCTCCTGCACATCCATCGCAAAGCCTGCCAGATGATCAAAGGCGTAGGCGGGCAGAATGTCGTGCGCCATTGCCACCTCCTGAAAGGCCGCAAAGGCGGGTTCATGCATCTGCGAACCGGCATAGGCCTGACGGGTTTTCATCTCCAGCTGCGCCAGGCGCTGTTCGGCAGATTGCAGCGACGGGGTCTCGTTGCTGAAGCCCAGTACCTGATCGTCGATCACATCGTCACAGTGACGACACCAGGAGTAGAGCATCAGCACACTGCGCCGGGTTTTGGCATCAAAAAGCTTCGATGCGGTGGCAAAACTTTTCGAACCCACTTCCATAGTTTCTACAGCATGATCGAGCAGTGACGGACTATTCAAGCCAGATCCTCCAGCATCAATCCTGCGGTGGCTTTAGCCGAACCAATCACGCCGGGAATACCCGCACCCGGATGGGTGCCAGCCCCGACCAGGTACAGGTTATTGATATTCTTATCGCGGTTGTGAGGCCGGAACCAGGCGCTCTGCGTCAGGATCGGCTCCACCGAGAATGCCGAACCCTGATATGCGTTCAGCTCATCGCGGAAATCAAACGGCGTGAAGATGCGGTGCGTCACCAGCTGACTGCGCAGGCCCGGCATGTAGTGCTGTTCCAGATAGTCGAAGATGCGATCGCGCAGGCGCGGACCCTCAACGGCCCAGTCAATATCGGCAGTGCCAAGGTGCGGCACGGGAGCCAGCACGTAATAACTGCCGCAGCCTTCGGGTGCCAGGGAGGGATCGGTCACGCAGGGCGCATGCAGATAGAGTGAGAAGTCTTCTGCCAGGGCGTCTTTGTTAAAGATCTCATCAATCAATTCGCGGTAGCGCGGACCGAAGCAGACCGTGTGGTGCGCCAGCTGATCGTGATGGTGATTCAGGCCGAAATAGATCACGAACAGCGAATTGCTCATGCGCTTGTTCTGCAGGGATTTCCCCTGTGCCATCGAGGCCGGATGCTGGCTCAGCAGATCGCGATAGGTGTGAACCACATCCGCATTGGAGGCAACCGCGCGGGTCGGGAATACCCGGCCATCTTCCAGATGCACGGCGGTGATTTTATTTTCCAGCGTCTCCAGCCGGGCAACGCTGGCATTCAGCTCCACTTCGCCGCCCAGATCCTCGAACAGTTTCACCATGCCCTGCACCAGCGCGCCGGTGCCACCGCGGGGGAACCAGACACCCCATTCGCGTTCCAGCGCATGAATCAGGGTATAGATAGATGAGGTGGCAAACGGGTTTCCGCCCACCAGCAGCGAGTGGAAAGAGAAGGCCTGACGAAGATGCTCATCTTCAATGTAGCTGGCCACTTTGCTGTAGACACTGCGCCACGCCTGCAGTTTCGCCAGTTGCGGTGCGGCACGCAGCATGTCGCGGAACGACAGAAACGGCACGGTGCCGAGCTTCAGATAACCCTCCGCAAACACCGCGCGCGAATAATCCAGGAAGCGACGATAGCCTTCAACGTCACGCGGATTAAACGCAGCAATCTGCGCTTCCAGCGCGGGCTGATCGTTGTCATAACTGAACACCTTGCCGGACTCCCAGCAGAGGCGATAAAACGGCTTGACCGGCATCAGCTCGACATAGTCAGAGAGCTTTTTGCCCGCCAGGGTGAACAGCTCTTCAATGGCGCTGGGATCGGTGATTACCGTCGGGCCGGCATCAAAGGTGTAGCCCTGATCTTCGTAGACATATGCCCGGCCGCCCGGCTTGTCACGCTGCTCCAGCAGACGGGTGGGAATGCCTGACGCCTGAAGGCGAATGGCCAGAGCCAGACCACCAAAGCCTGCGCCAATTACTGTGGTTCTATTCATTGCATCGCCTGTTGACGGTGAGGGGTCATAATAGCCTGTAATGCCGCCAGTACGGGAACCGGTGGCTTGCCGCTCAGGATACGCAGCCGATCAGGCAAAGTGAGTTTTCCCGCATAAAAACGGGCGATCAGACCTTCGGGAAGGCCGTAAAAACGTTGCATCACCTGCCAGCGCTGATCCGCCGGACCGGCCAGAAACAGCATCCGGTTCAGCATGCGAAAGAAGCGCTGCTGCTGCCAGGTCTGTGAAGCAAATTGCGCAATGGTGGCGTGCAGAGTCTCAGAGGTAAACGTCTGCATCTGCGCCAGCCGATCAGCCAGCGCGACCGCCAGCGGCAGTGAGTAACCGGTGGTGGGATGGAATAGCCCGGCACGCAGACCGCTGCAGGGTAAATCGCGTTTCTGCCAGAAAGCGGCAATGTCGCCAGTCAGCGTAATCGGCAATGCGCCCTGTTCTTCGCGCAGCAGCCGGTTTAATTGCCAGCCCTGCTGCGCGGCATAGTCACGGATATTCTGACGGGCGCACTCGCCCTCCAGCGTGGCGTTATCAATATAGTGAGTATCTTCAATCAGCAGCGTATCGGCTGAAAAGGGCAGGCTGTAGACAAAGCGATAGCCTGCCTGCTGATCCACCGTCGCGTCCATAATGATCGGTGCGGTCAGACCGTGTGGCGCACTGAGCTGCCACTCCTGCCCGACAAAAGCCTGAAAGCCCATCCGCAGCGCGGCATCGGGCTGATAGCCCCGGCCATCGATGACCGCGTCTGTTTCCAGTACCCGTCCATCCTCCAGCGTGACTGAGCGTGAAGCGATGCTCGCCACCCTGGTGTTCAGCAGCAGATCCGGTGCAAACCGGTCGCGGATAACCTGCGCGAAACGTTCTGCGGTTACGCAGAAATAGCCACTTTGCAGGGAACGGTTTCGTTGCGGAAAGCGCACCTCGTAACCGGGCCAGTGGTGAACCACCAGCGGAGCAACCCAGTGATGCTGCGTTTCAGTGAGATCTTCCGCATGAAACGACCAGGTGTGATGCGCGCCCGGCTCACTTTCGGCATCAATCAGCAGAATGCGCAGGGCGGGCCGCTGCTGACGCAGTCGCAGAGCAATCAGCCCGTTCGCCAGCCCGGCACCCACCAGAATCAGATCATACTGCGGCATAATCTCTCCTGGTGATGACCGGTTTGCGGGTCAGCATCGCCTGTTCGACGATGTCCGCCGCCAGCGTGGTGCCGCCCGCCTGACGAAGGGCGGTGCGCACTGTTTTCATCTGCTGACCATAGCTTTCATCGGCCAGTAAGGTCTGAAGCTGACGGGCCATGGCGTGGCTGGTGGTGAAGCGTGACGCGCGTCGTCCGATTCCGTG from Pantoea sp. Lij88 includes the following:
- the crtY gene encoding lycopene beta-cyclase CrtY, encoding MPQYDLILVGAGLANGLIALRLRQQRPALRILLIDAESEPGAHHTWSFHAEDLTETQHHWVAPLVVHHWPGYEVRFPQRNRSLQSGYFCVTAERFAQVIRDRFAPDLLLNTRVASIASRSVTLEDGRVLETDAVIDGRGYQPDAALRMGFQAFVGQEWQLSAPHGLTAPIIMDATVDQQAGYRFVYSLPFSADTLLIEDTHYIDNATLEGECARQNIRDYAAQQGWQLNRLLREEQGALPITLTGDIAAFWQKRDLPCSGLRAGLFHPTTGYSLPLAVALADRLAQMQTFTSETLHATIAQFASQTWQQQRFFRMLNRMLFLAGPADQRWQVMQRFYGLPEGLIARFYAGKLTLPDRLRILSGKPPVPVLAALQAIMTPHRQQAMQ
- a CDS encoding molecular chaperone, translating into MFKLIKLISLFSACMLSMAAHAGVVMGGTRIIFVEGKKEATLSVTNQDKNIPYLIESWLENFNADNHSRVPFIVTPPLFRLDAGKENLLRINYLGIPLPKDRESVFWLNVKSISPTPRDKSNQLQVNIKSKFKLFYRPEGLAGDPAEAWQQLSFRHEDNKLIAHNPTPYFVSFYSLSVSHHDIKDPGMIGPGEDRQWNVAESGAVTWSAINDYGGITEQRTR
- a CDS encoding fimbrial protein, yielding MKSAQHLMKGTLLVLPALVSLPALAQESCQGVSQVVVQVHNVNYVPGAADGTPISAQMPLQSTNAFTCNKNSGEQGYNYKDMGFQINAEESGLQTTIAGGHNTPIYRVPGVDSIGFAIGFKEPSYCGGAFSDTTGKGKISSVCNAQTSPQFNSANVITLQSYVVFYKIPGQRSPLNPGDQPASVGEANIGNASLNVGDSAASSQPINDKPLIFLSSFTVQYGSCAVVTSQSAINVDMGKVSKAEFTGIGSRAGSQKGFQIQVMCEHSAAVKVGFFGMATQSDKDAISLTPQSNSASGVGIALTYGPGLQVPEGQRVPLNVSTDQLPVLTTVSTPNQAASMAFNAQYIQTDGQVMAGKADSTVTFNLVYN
- a CDS encoding fimbria/pilus outer membrane usher protein, whose protein sequence is MKPFYASPWLAGVPGLMLILFCPLRGARADDYFNPAALEFSSDQHNAADLHYFAREGGQQPGTYPVTLLLNNRVIDSRDVTFVQGKNGLVPQLTVADLSGMGVNVEGFSAFSHLKKDEAVDELGDFIPDASTDFDFAHQQLNLSIPQIALKMKDRGYVDPASWDEGVSAAFVNYNLTGSSSRTESQRWNATLLSLRSGANFGAWRLRNIATWRYDLVSHWQSQTTYLERDLKTLKSQFRVGDTYTSGDVFDSVQFRGVQIMSDDTMLPESQRGFAPVIHGIAHSNARVTVSQHGYVIYETVVAPGAFEIKDLYPTAQSGDLDITINESDGSVRTFTQPYSAVPYMLRQGHLKYSLSGGRYHYSGSNNLRSPEFVQSTLFYGLPHDFTAFGGAQLAQNYHAVAVGLGKSLGDFGSLGTDVTVARTRLPQGQSSRGQSVRAQYQKNFASTQTTFSMASYRYSSSGFYAFSEANAMTRQAGYVANKRSRSEISISQGIGDYGSLSASAYVQRYWRSNSEDRTLHLGFYSNVKGISWGVAGFYTDSTRARKADRAVSFNVSIPLSAFLSDSAVSYSMNASNDGDVSQQVSLSGSALQNNNLHYNLQQGHDSQGQNVNSNGSLDYRGSRGSVSAGVSHDRHSSEFNYGLSGGIVAHANGITLSQPLGDTFAIVRVPDTADVGIQSSSNVVTDGRGYAIVPSLSPYHENAIELETETLPDNVDVELDGQTAIPTRGAIVMADYATHVGNRVLFTLTWQDAFPPFGATGKIALAAEDKNSSTSGIVAEKGELYLSGVPAEGVIEVMWQEEGVQKSCRAPFRLSAASGTNPVRLVPAVCQSSTGI
- a CDS encoding fimbrial protein → MNIKKRILPVALAGLMISGTALAAATDGPSPINPNPGTSAGTQGAGGEVKFTGEITDVSCNVSTASKNQTVDLGKWAKSYFESRTETTETPFTISVKDCPTSVKAVAVLFDGDKDSSDNTLLKVASGGATGVGIKLYESDRHTPVSIGAISKAVNVVAATEGGSADLNFFASYKSDGAEISVGKANSVSNFVMVYN
- a CDS encoding phytoene desaturase — encoded protein: MNRTTVIGAGFGGLALAIRLQASGIPTRLLEQRDKPGGRAYVYEDQGYTFDAGPTVITDPSAIEELFTLAGKKLSDYVELMPVKPFYRLCWESGKVFSYDNDQPALEAQIAAFNPRDVEGYRRFLDYSRAVFAEGYLKLGTVPFLSFRDMLRAAPQLAKLQAWRSVYSKVASYIEDEHLRQAFSFHSLLVGGNPFATSSIYTLIHALEREWGVWFPRGGTGALVQGMVKLFEDLGGEVELNASVARLETLENKITAVHLEDGRVFPTRAVASNADVVHTYRDLLSQHPASMAQGKSLQNKRMSNSLFVIYFGLNHHHDQLAHHTVCFGPRYRELIDEIFNKDALAEDFSLYLHAPCVTDPSLAPEGCGSYYVLAPVPHLGTADIDWAVEGPRLRDRIFDYLEQHYMPGLRSQLVTHRIFTPFDFRDELNAYQGSAFSVEPILTQSAWFRPHNRDKNINNLYLVGAGTHPGAGIPGVIGSAKATAGLMLEDLA
- a CDS encoding sterol desaturase family protein, which translates into the protein MLWIWNALIVLVTVIGMEITAALAHKYIMHGWGWGWHLSHHEPHKGWFEVNDLYAVVFACLSILLIYLGSTGVWPLQWIGAGMTLYGLLYFIVHDGLVHQRWPFRYVPRRGYLRRLYMAHRMHHAVRGKEDCVSFGFLYAPPLSKLQATLRERHGVKRGAARGKPGVEHDAPSGK
- the crtB gene encoding 15-cis-phytoene synthase CrtB, which gives rise to MNSPSLLDHAVETMEVGSKSFATASKLFDAKTRRSVLMLYSWCRHCDDVIDDQVLGFSNETPSLQSAEQRLAQLEMKTRQAYAGSQMHEPAFAAFQEVAMAHDILPAYAFDHLAGFAMDVQETRYQTLDDTLRYCYHVAGVVGLMMAQIMGVRDNATLDRACDLGLAFQLTNIARDIVEDAEAGRCYLPAEWLAEEGLTRETLAAPQNRQALSRVARRLVETAEPYYHSALAGLPGLPLRSAWAIATARQVYRKIGMKVVQAGSQAWDKRQSTSTPEKLAMLVAASGQAVTSRMARHAPRPASLWQRPV